One Caulobacter segnis genomic window carries:
- a CDS encoding DUF1285 domain-containing protein translates to MTDTPTTSGLEGVAQAAQRAQAGAAGARGLPPVHLWHPAHCGEIDIRIRKDGVWFHEGTPIGREALVRLFSTVLRLDPDGYHLVTPVEKMRITVEDAPFIATRVDRVGDTLVFLTNVGDTVEAGPENRIRVEIDPDTGEPRPYVHVRRGLEALIARPVFYELAEMASLDGDTWGVRSNGAFFPIAPPGALPA, encoded by the coding sequence ATGACCGACACGCCCACCACTTCCGGCTTGGAAGGCGTCGCCCAGGCCGCCCAAAGGGCGCAGGCGGGGGCGGCCGGCGCGCGCGGCCTGCCGCCGGTGCACCTGTGGCATCCCGCCCACTGCGGCGAGATCGACATCCGCATCCGCAAGGACGGCGTCTGGTTCCACGAGGGCACGCCGATTGGTCGCGAGGCGCTGGTGCGGCTGTTCTCGACCGTGCTGCGCCTCGATCCGGACGGTTATCACCTGGTCACGCCGGTCGAGAAGATGCGCATCACCGTCGAGGACGCGCCGTTCATCGCCACGCGCGTTGATCGGGTGGGTGACACGCTCGTCTTCCTGACCAACGTCGGCGACACGGTCGAGGCTGGGCCGGAGAACCGGATCCGCGTCGAGATCGATCCCGACACGGGCGAGCCGCGTCCCTATGTCCATGTGCGCCGGGGCCTGGAGGCGCTGATCGCCCGGCCGGTGTTCTACGAGCTGGCCGAGATGGCCAGTCTGGACGGCGACACCTGGGGCGTCAGATCGAACGGCGCCTTCTTCCCGATCGCTCCGCCCGGAGCGCTTCCGGCATGA
- a CDS encoding CoA pyrophosphatase, with product MTSKDLQGDERRAWIMSRLEPISDYDPSLANPRKSDFDLNPGLKVDNPHALRPAAVLVGLVEHADGLTVLLTRRSDTLRSHTGQIAFPGGRCDPGELPWETALREAQEEVALDPALVTVAGLLHGYQTVTGFHVMPVVGFIDPKATFVPSPEEVADVFETPFDFLMDPVNHQRQHRETPSGERRNFYAMPWNDRFIWGATAGMLRSLYEALYDESGHPPHLPSGGGDAS from the coding sequence ATGACGTCCAAGGACTTGCAGGGCGACGAGCGCCGCGCCTGGATCATGAGCCGCCTGGAGCCGATCTCGGACTACGATCCCAGCCTGGCCAACCCCAGGAAGTCGGACTTCGATCTCAATCCCGGCCTCAAGGTCGACAATCCGCACGCCCTTCGTCCCGCCGCGGTGCTGGTGGGCCTGGTCGAGCACGCCGACGGCCTGACCGTGCTGCTGACTCGCCGGTCCGACACCCTGCGCAGCCACACCGGCCAGATCGCCTTTCCCGGTGGCCGCTGCGATCCGGGCGAGCTGCCCTGGGAGACGGCCCTGCGCGAGGCCCAGGAGGAGGTGGCGCTGGACCCGGCCCTCGTGACCGTGGCGGGGCTGCTGCACGGCTACCAGACCGTGACCGGCTTCCACGTCATGCCGGTGGTCGGCTTCATCGATCCCAAGGCGACCTTCGTTCCCAGCCCGGAAGAGGTGGCCGACGTCTTCGAGACGCCGTTCGACTTCCTGATGGATCCGGTCAACCACCAGCGCCAGCATCGCGAGACGCCGAGCGGCGAGCGTCGCAACTTCTACGCCATGCCGTGGAACGACCGCTTCATCTGGGGGGCGACGGCGGGCATGCTGCGATCGCTGTACGAGGCGCTCTATGACGAGAGCGGCCACCCGCCCCATTTGCCGTCTGGCGGAGGCGACGCCTCCTAG
- a CDS encoding CCA tRNA nucleotidyltransferase — MSSETIGPAPWMTLPKTKAVIAALEARGGPGCARFVGGCVRNTLMGKPVDDIDIATILTPDVVIEALEQAGLRAIPTGIDHGTITALSAGRPYEITTLRKDVATDGRRAVVAFTQDWSEDAQRRDFRFNALYVDAEGRLHDPTGEGVNDARDGKVVFVGDPMTRIREDYLRILRFFRFQAWYGKGEADQEALAACKALKDMLLGGTAERLQKELMKMLAAEDPRPAFRLMAATGVLSTILPSVESLARFEALVAIETEQLFENDPVLRLAALIPDDAEAAARLAERLRLPNTVRDRLVDAAGEGPRIVSWMSPRETRRAVYGLGQRAFCDRIKLAWAGSGRESAAPQWRGLLALAETWTPPAFPLSGEEIIKAGVPKGPLVGEVRREIETWWIDQDFIEDKFSAIERLKAVAQGMVY, encoded by the coding sequence TTGAGCAGCGAGACGATCGGCCCCGCGCCGTGGATGACGCTTCCGAAGACCAAGGCGGTGATCGCGGCGCTCGAGGCGCGCGGCGGTCCCGGCTGCGCCCGCTTCGTGGGCGGCTGCGTGCGCAACACCCTGATGGGCAAGCCGGTCGACGACATCGACATCGCCACGATCCTGACGCCGGACGTGGTCATCGAGGCCCTGGAGCAGGCGGGCCTGCGCGCCATTCCGACCGGCATCGACCACGGCACGATCACGGCCCTGTCGGCTGGCCGGCCCTATGAAATCACCACCCTGCGCAAGGACGTGGCGACCGATGGCCGCCGGGCGGTGGTGGCCTTCACCCAGGACTGGAGCGAGGACGCCCAGCGCCGCGACTTCCGCTTCAACGCCCTCTACGTGGACGCCGAGGGCCGTCTCCATGATCCGACGGGCGAAGGCGTGAACGACGCCCGCGACGGCAAGGTGGTGTTCGTCGGCGACCCGATGACCCGCATTCGCGAGGATTATCTGCGGATCCTGCGCTTCTTCCGTTTCCAGGCCTGGTACGGCAAGGGTGAGGCCGACCAGGAGGCCCTGGCCGCCTGCAAGGCGCTGAAGGACATGCTGCTGGGCGGGACGGCCGAGCGTCTCCAGAAGGAACTGATGAAGATGCTGGCCGCGGAAGATCCGCGCCCGGCCTTCCGGTTGATGGCCGCCACGGGGGTATTGTCCACGATCCTGCCGTCGGTGGAGTCCCTCGCCCGCTTCGAGGCGCTGGTCGCGATCGAGACCGAGCAGTTGTTCGAGAACGATCCGGTCCTGCGCCTGGCCGCCCTGATCCCGGACGACGCCGAGGCCGCCGCGCGACTGGCCGAGCGCCTGCGCCTGCCCAACACCGTCCGCGATCGCCTCGTCGACGCGGCGGGCGAGGGGCCGCGCATCGTGTCGTGGATGAGTCCGCGCGAGACCCGCCGCGCCGTCTATGGCCTGGGCCAGCGCGCGTTCTGCGACCGGATCAAGCTGGCCTGGGCCGGCTCGGGCCGCGAGTCCGCCGCGCCGCAATGGCGGGGCTTGCTGGCCCTGGCCGAGACCTGGACGCCGCCCGCCTTCCCGCTGTCGGGCGAGGAGATCATCAAGGCCGGCGTGCCCAAGGGGCCTCTGGTCGGCGAGGTCAGGCGCGAGATCGAGACCTGGTGGATCGACCAGGACTTCATCGAGGACAAGTTCAGCGCTATCGAACGTCTGAAGGCCGTCGCGCAAGGGATGGTCTACTAG
- a CDS encoding GNAT family N-acetyltransferase yields MTSVQKSLSSEPAYPPLVHETSAMEAAVTHLIDRVFGPGRFAKSSERLREGNALLADCSFVALRDGKPVGCCRMWPVTIGGKPVAFLGPLAVDPDERSAGLGQALVESAVEAARAAGWRAVLLVGDGPYFGRVGFGADHTAGVVMPGPVDQRRVLLLPLRRGGDEGLSGPVAIAPGAKPGATIA; encoded by the coding sequence ATGACCTCCGTCCAGAAGTCCCTTTCTTCCGAGCCCGCCTATCCGCCCCTGGTCCACGAGACCTCGGCGATGGAAGCGGCCGTCACCCACCTCATCGACCGGGTCTTCGGGCCCGGCCGCTTCGCCAAGTCGTCCGAGCGCCTGCGCGAGGGCAACGCCCTGTTGGCCGACTGCTCGTTCGTGGCCCTGCGCGACGGCAAGCCGGTCGGCTGCTGCCGCATGTGGCCGGTGACAATCGGCGGCAAGCCGGTCGCCTTCCTCGGTCCCCTGGCGGTCGATCCGGACGAACGCAGCGCGGGCCTCGGCCAGGCCCTGGTCGAAAGCGCCGTCGAGGCTGCCCGCGCCGCCGGCTGGCGCGCGGTGCTGCTGGTCGGCGACGGTCCGTATTTCGGCCGCGTCGGCTTCGGCGCTGACCACACCGCCGGCGTCGTCATGCCGGGGCCCGTGGACCAGCGCCGCGTGCTGCTGCTGCCGCTGCGGCGGGGCGGCGACGAGGGGCTCTCCGGCCCGGTCGCGATCGCGCCGGGCGCGAAACCTGGCGCCACGATCGCTTGA